Proteins encoded within one genomic window of Thermovirga sp.:
- a CDS encoding TolC family protein encodes MTLMKRALLLFSLLLLFSGLSLTIPAEAAPPAMDLEECIERALANHPDLAAGRADLAASEARTGQTRAGTYPSISFSSGFSERSSTGSGPSEGSWSSGITLSQVVSDWGRSHISLKRSLLDVEGKDLALAAKRSDIMFEVTRSYYQVLKTGKNLEVAEETLSLNDERLEQAEAFFRVGRVSRYDVTAAQVSRSNANLALVQARTAGKEAMTSLKAAMGSPDLPDFSVVDIGDDPEASFPAGLPSLEAAVGSALENRPDLKSYRVSLASAEAAVSLARLDNAPKLDLSGSFGWGSTDFWGQDSWRAGMTLSFPLYDGGLRREKLLEASANLEGAEARLESYRQQVLKDVTSAWLAASDSTETAAAAAEGLRMASENLEIATGRYKTGVGSPLEVSDATKNFAEAKAAWFGALYDGMTARAALEKAMGVIR; translated from the coding sequence ATGACGCTGATGAAAAGAGCGCTTCTTTTGTTTTCGCTGCTTCTTCTGTTTTCGGGGCTGTCGCTTACGATCCCGGCCGAAGCCGCTCCGCCGGCGATGGACCTGGAGGAATGCATTGAAAGGGCCCTGGCGAATCACCCGGACTTGGCGGCTGGGCGGGCGGACCTGGCTGCGTCGGAAGCCAGGACGGGTCAGACCAGGGCCGGAACTTACCCGTCGATAAGTTTCTCCTCCGGTTTTTCCGAGAGATCCTCGACAGGGTCGGGTCCATCGGAGGGATCGTGGTCGAGCGGTATAACCCTCTCCCAGGTCGTGAGCGACTGGGGGAGGAGCCATATCTCGCTCAAAAGAAGCCTGCTCGACGTCGAAGGTAAGGACCTTGCCCTGGCGGCGAAACGCTCCGATATCATGTTCGAGGTAACGAGGTCTTATTACCAGGTATTAAAAACCGGGAAAAACCTCGAGGTAGCCGAAGAAACCCTGTCCTTGAACGATGAGAGGCTGGAACAGGCCGAGGCCTTCTTCAGGGTGGGGCGGGTCTCGAGGTACGACGTAACAGCGGCCCAGGTTTCGAGGAGCAACGCCAACCTCGCCCTCGTGCAGGCCAGGACCGCCGGTAAAGAAGCGATGACTTCGCTGAAAGCGGCGATGGGGTCGCCCGACCTGCCCGACTTCTCCGTAGTGGACATCGGCGATGACCCGGAAGCGTCTTTCCCGGCGGGGTTGCCTTCGCTGGAGGCCGCCGTGGGTTCCGCCCTCGAGAACCGGCCCGATCTGAAGAGTTACAGGGTAAGCCTCGCGTCGGCCGAAGCGGCGGTCTCCCTCGCCAGGCTGGATAACGCTCCGAAGTTGGACCTGTCGGGGAGTTTCGGATGGGGCTCGACCGATTTCTGGGGGCAGGACAGCTGGAGGGCTGGGATGACCTTGTCCTTTCCCCTTTACGATGGGGGGCTCAGGAGGGAAAAGTTGCTGGAAGCGAGCGCCAACCTCGAGGGAGCCGAAGCCCGCCTCGAATCCTACAGGCAGCAGGTCCTGAAGGATGTCACGAGCGCCTGGCTGGCGGCGTCGGATTCAACGGAAACGGCGGCCGCGGCTGCCGAGGGTCTGCGGATGGCATCGGAGAACCTCGAGATCGCCACGGGAAGGTACAAAACGGGGGTCGGGTCACCCCTGGAGGTTTCCGATGCAACGAAAAACTTCGCCGAGGCGAAAGCGGCGTGGTTCGGCGCGCTCTACGACGGGATGACCGCCAGGGCCGCCCTTGAAAAGGCGATGGGAGTGATTCGATGA